A portion of the Stella humosa genome contains these proteins:
- a CDS encoding NAD(P)/FAD-dependent oxidoreductase: MAASDDIFAPGFVERPYWWDAAPPEDARDQPLPEETDVAIVGSGYCGLSAALELARNGMRATVLEAGPLGQGASTRSGGMVSSGQKLVITGAVTAFAPDQTERVFEESKGSFSFIQELIRREGLDADYQPCGRFFGAWAPGHFATLQRNAELLRRHTQVDAATLPRAEQRREIGSDLYHGGMVVKDYGAVHPAKYNKALRGAARAAGAALHSHAAVTGIARDGDGYRVATARGTVRAREVLVATNGYTDKAVPYLRRRIIPVASYIVATEPLPKGVMDEILPHRRMMSDTRRELSYFRPSPDGTRLIYGARTSPFDQDPKAMAHGIHRRILQAYPQLDGVRLSHAWNGFVGMTFDHVPHMGTHEGVHYAMGCNGNGVAMATYLGWQTALKILGRQNRPSIFDGRPFPTKAYYSGWPWMVPLVSGWYHLTDALARPSTILGRA, translated from the coding sequence ATGGCCGCCAGCGACGACATCTTCGCCCCCGGCTTCGTCGAGCGCCCCTATTGGTGGGATGCCGCCCCGCCCGAGGACGCGCGCGACCAGCCCCTGCCGGAGGAGACCGACGTCGCCATCGTCGGCAGCGGCTATTGCGGCCTGTCGGCGGCACTCGAGCTGGCGCGCAACGGCATGCGGGCGACCGTGCTGGAGGCGGGGCCGCTGGGGCAGGGGGCCAGCACGCGCTCGGGCGGGATGGTGTCGAGCGGGCAGAAGCTCGTGATCACCGGTGCGGTGACCGCGTTCGCGCCCGACCAGACCGAGCGGGTGTTCGAGGAATCCAAGGGCTCGTTCAGCTTCATCCAGGAGCTGATCCGGCGCGAGGGGCTGGATGCGGACTACCAGCCCTGCGGCCGCTTCTTCGGCGCCTGGGCGCCCGGCCATTTCGCGACCCTCCAGCGCAATGCCGAGCTGCTGCGCCGGCACACCCAGGTCGACGCCGCCACCCTGCCCAGGGCCGAGCAGCGACGCGAGATCGGCTCCGACCTCTATCACGGCGGCATGGTCGTGAAGGACTATGGCGCCGTCCACCCGGCCAAGTACAACAAGGCCCTGCGGGGGGCCGCCCGCGCCGCCGGGGCAGCCCTGCATTCCCATGCCGCCGTTACCGGCATCGCGCGCGACGGCGATGGCTACCGGGTGGCGACCGCGCGCGGCACGGTGCGGGCGCGCGAGGTGCTGGTCGCCACCAACGGCTATACCGACAAGGCCGTGCCGTATCTGCGCCGCCGCATCATCCCGGTCGCCAGCTATATCGTCGCGACCGAGCCGCTGCCCAAGGGCGTCATGGACGAGATCCTGCCCCATCGCCGGATGATGTCCGACACCCGGCGCGAGCTCAGTTACTTCCGCCCGTCGCCGGACGGCACGCGCCTCATCTATGGCGCCCGCACCAGCCCGTTCGACCAGGACCCGAAGGCGATGGCGCACGGCATCCACCGCCGCATCCTCCAGGCCTATCCCCAGCTTGATGGCGTGCGCCTCAGCCATGCCTGGAACGGCTTCGTCGGCATGACCTTCGACCATGTGCCGCACATGGGCACGCATGAGGGCGTGCACTACGCCATGGGCTGCAACGGCAACGGCGTCGCCATGGCGACATATCTCGGCTGGCAGACGGCCCTGAAGATCCTGGGCCGCCAGAACCGCCCCTCGATCTTCGACGGGCGGCCGTTCCCGACCAAGGCTTACTATTCGGGCTGGCCCTGGATGGTGCCGCTGGTCAGCGGCTGGTACCATCTGACCGACGCGCTGGCGCGGCCATCGACGATCCTGGGGCGGGCCTAA
- a CDS encoding amino acid ABC transporter ATP-binding protein, producing the protein MSAPPVIAARGLVKQFQGLRALDGVDISVGRGEVVVIIGQSGSGKSTLIRCLNGLVEPDAGEVLVGGEAVRTHSQADWRRLRQRIGMVFQDYSLFPHLTVTRNITLAPVRTGRATQAEAEALARQLLERVRLPEKADAYPVELSGGQQQRVAIARALAMRPDAMLFDEPTSALDPETIQEVLDLMRELAQDGMTMVIVSHEMGFAREVADRVVFIDRGRVVETGPPDAIFRKAQEARTRDFLAKIL; encoded by the coding sequence ATGAGTGCGCCGCCCGTCATCGCCGCCCGCGGGCTGGTCAAGCAATTCCAGGGGCTGCGCGCGCTGGACGGGGTGGATATCTCGGTCGGGCGCGGCGAGGTGGTGGTCATCATCGGCCAGTCGGGGTCGGGCAAGAGCACGCTGATCCGCTGCCTGAACGGCCTGGTCGAGCCGGACGCGGGCGAGGTGCTGGTGGGCGGCGAGGCGGTGCGCACCCATTCCCAGGCCGACTGGCGCCGCCTGCGCCAGCGCATCGGCATGGTCTTCCAGGACTATTCGCTCTTCCCGCACCTGACGGTGACGCGCAACATCACCCTGGCGCCCGTCCGCACCGGCCGTGCAACGCAGGCGGAGGCCGAGGCGCTGGCCCGCCAACTGCTGGAGCGCGTGCGCCTGCCCGAGAAGGCCGACGCCTATCCGGTCGAGCTGTCGGGCGGCCAGCAGCAGCGCGTCGCCATCGCGCGTGCGCTCGCCATGCGGCCGGACGCCATGCTGTTCGACGAGCCGACCTCGGCCCTGGACCCGGAGACGATCCAGGAAGTGCTGGACCTGATGCGCGAGCTGGCGCAGGACGGCATGACCATGGTCATCGTCAGCCACGAGATGGGCTTCGCCCGCGAGGTGGCCGACCGTGTCGTCTTCATCGACCGCGGCCGGGTGGTCGAGACCGGCCCGCCCGACGCGATCTTCCGCAAAGCCCAGGAGGCGCGGACCCGCGATTTCCTGGCCAAGATTCTCTGA
- the argH gene encoding argininosuccinate lyase — MSSKVSGLLAETTSPIIQEHLVGPSLRREFPAVLSIMTAINEAHILMLAGQGIIDGPTAAALARTVIRIEAEGPGSVPLDPAREDTYFNYEARIIELAGGDIGGRSHIARSRNDLKATQDRLRARTLALALLDGLAGLRRTLLARAALHADVVMPGYTHLQPAQPVTFGWYLLGIAHAMERDHRRLAECYARIDVNPLGTGAVAGTSFPVDRALTARLLGFAAVSGHAQDAVASRDFLVELLGGCAMLANSWGRMAQDFFVMSSYEFGTLHFPDSVAGTSSMMPQKKNLVVLESLKARAATILGAQVAAFVGVKGTNFTNVVDGVRDAFRWAWEALDDTIHALAIAELVVATAEPAPARMLELARANFSTATDLADGLVRQAGLSFREAHHLVGAIVRTAMARGLTADRIDSALIDEESLRMLGRPIELAPELVARIVDPVAVAEERRGSGGPSKADMAGMQAALGARLASDQAEVDGWRSAIAAADTERRRRFQALAASA; from the coding sequence ATGTCGTCCAAGGTCAGCGGCCTGCTCGCGGAAACGACCTCGCCCATCATCCAGGAGCATCTGGTCGGGCCATCGCTGCGGCGCGAGTTCCCGGCCGTGCTGTCGATCATGACGGCGATCAACGAGGCCCACATCCTGATGCTGGCCGGGCAGGGCATCATCGACGGGCCGACGGCCGCGGCACTCGCCCGCACCGTCATCCGGATCGAGGCCGAGGGGCCGGGTTCCGTACCGCTCGATCCGGCGCGCGAGGACACCTACTTCAACTACGAGGCCCGCATCATCGAGCTGGCCGGCGGCGACATCGGCGGGCGCTCGCACATCGCGCGCAGCCGCAACGACCTGAAGGCGACGCAGGACCGGTTGCGCGCCCGCACGCTGGCGCTGGCGCTGCTGGACGGGCTGGCGGGCCTGCGCCGCACCCTGCTGGCGCGTGCGGCGCTGCATGCCGACGTGGTGATGCCGGGCTACACCCACCTGCAGCCGGCCCAGCCGGTCACCTTCGGCTGGTATCTGCTGGGCATCGCGCACGCGATGGAGCGCGACCATCGCCGGCTGGCCGAATGCTATGCCCGCATCGACGTGAACCCGCTCGGCACGGGGGCCGTCGCCGGCACGTCCTTCCCCGTCGACCGGGCGCTGACCGCGCGACTGCTTGGGTTCGCCGCCGTATCGGGCCATGCCCAGGACGCCGTCGCCTCGCGCGACTTCCTGGTCGAGCTGCTGGGCGGCTGCGCCATGCTGGCCAATAGCTGGGGCCGGATGGCGCAGGACTTCTTCGTCATGTCGAGCTACGAGTTCGGCACGCTGCACTTCCCCGACAGCGTCGCCGGCACCTCCAGCATGATGCCGCAGAAGAAGAACCTGGTGGTGCTGGAGAGCCTGAAGGCGCGTGCGGCGACCATCCTGGGCGCGCAGGTCGCGGCCTTCGTCGGCGTCAAGGGCACCAACTTCACCAACGTGGTCGACGGCGTGCGCGATGCCTTCCGCTGGGCGTGGGAGGCACTCGACGACACCATCCATGCGCTGGCCATCGCCGAGCTCGTGGTCGCGACCGCCGAGCCGGCGCCGGCTCGGATGCTGGAACTGGCGCGCGCCAACTTCTCGACCGCGACCGACCTGGCCGACGGGCTGGTGCGCCAGGCCGGCCTGTCGTTCCGCGAGGCCCACCACCTGGTCGGCGCCATCGTGCGCACCGCCATGGCGCGCGGGTTGACGGCCGACCGCATCGACTCTGCCCTGATCGACGAGGAATCCCTGCGGATGCTGGGCCGGCCGATCGAGCTGGCGCCGGAGCTGGTCGCCCGCATCGTCGACCCGGTCGCCGTCGCCGAGGAGCGGCGTGGCTCCGGCGGGCCGTCCAAGGCCGACATGGCCGGCATGCAGGCCGCACTCGGCGCCCGGCTGGCTTCCGACCAGGCCGAGGTCGACGGCTGGCGGTCGGCGATCGCTGCTGCCGATACCGAGCGCCGCCGCCGCTTCCAGGCGCTGGCTGCCTCGGCATGA
- a CDS encoding amino acid ABC transporter permease, whose amino-acid sequence MQLILANSTIFLEGLRQTFQLAVATLLCATVVSVLIGMLSVSRRGWARAVAICYVEFFRDIPLLVNMLFVYFGAPLVGVPLSPFAASLISLTLWGGANGAEIVRGGINAVPRHQTASAVALGLKPWEIFRYIILPQALLPILPPFTGLFSNLIQATTLASLVGVTEFFRIGGIIVERTTLQEGHSPAFLIYGFVLLVYFVICSALTALSRRLERNLQRRGGQLARVAVKPQESV is encoded by the coding sequence ATGCAACTCATCCTCGCCAACAGCACGATCTTCCTGGAGGGCCTGCGCCAGACCTTCCAGTTGGCCGTGGCGACGCTGCTCTGCGCCACCGTCGTCTCGGTCCTGATCGGCATGCTGAGCGTGTCGCGGCGCGGCTGGGCCCGGGCGGTCGCCATCTGCTACGTCGAGTTCTTCCGCGACATCCCGCTGCTCGTGAACATGCTGTTCGTCTATTTCGGCGCGCCGCTGGTGGGCGTGCCGCTGTCGCCCTTCGCGGCCTCGCTCATCAGCCTCACCCTGTGGGGCGGGGCCAACGGGGCCGAGATCGTGCGCGGCGGCATCAACGCGGTGCCGCGCCACCAGACGGCCAGCGCCGTGGCGCTCGGCCTGAAGCCGTGGGAAATCTTCCGCTACATCATCCTGCCGCAGGCGCTGCTGCCGATCCTGCCGCCGTTCACCGGGCTCTTCTCGAACCTGATCCAGGCGACGACGCTGGCCTCGCTGGTCGGCGTCACGGAGTTCTTCCGCATCGGCGGCATCATCGTCGAGCGGACGACCCTGCAGGAAGGGCACAGCCCGGCCTTCCTCATCTACGGCTTCGTACTTCTCGTCTATTTCGTCATCTGCTCGGCGCTGACGGCCCTGTCGCGCCGGCTCGAGCGCAACCTCCAGCGCCGCGGCGGACAGTTGGCGCGGGTCGCCGTGAAACCGCAGGAGAGCGTGTGA
- a CDS encoding amino acid ABC transporter permease, translating to MSYRFDFGYILANGPALLEGLGMTVLVSVISIALAAAVGVVGAAVRVFRVPVLSQLFGFYVEFIRNTPLLAQLFFIFYGLPSLGLGLSVYWSGVAALTVWGGAYNVENMRGGFLAVSKGMREASQSLGLRPLHYLWLVAIPLGLRVAIPAMLNTSVSVLKNSSYLQAIGFAELTFVAMERVATEFRTLEMFAAIGVLYLVLVLILSFAVRRLEFHLQRPFRTS from the coding sequence ATGAGCTACCGTTTCGACTTCGGCTACATCCTCGCCAACGGCCCGGCCCTTCTCGAAGGGCTGGGCATGACGGTGCTGGTCAGCGTGATCTCGATCGCGCTGGCCGCCGCAGTTGGCGTGGTGGGGGCGGCCGTCCGCGTCTTCCGCGTGCCGGTGCTGTCCCAGCTCTTCGGCTTCTATGTGGAGTTCATCCGCAACACGCCGCTGCTGGCGCAGCTCTTCTTCATTTTCTACGGCCTGCCGTCGCTGGGGCTGGGCCTGTCGGTCTACTGGTCGGGCGTGGCGGCGCTGACCGTGTGGGGCGGCGCCTACAACGTCGAGAACATGCGCGGCGGGTTCCTGGCCGTCTCCAAGGGGATGCGCGAGGCCTCGCAGTCGCTGGGCCTGCGCCCGCTGCACTATCTGTGGCTGGTGGCGATCCCTCTCGGCCTGCGCGTGGCCATCCCGGCCATGCTCAACACCTCGGTCTCGGTGCTGAAGAATTCCTCCTACCTCCAGGCGATCGGCTTTGCCGAGTTGACCTTCGTCGCCATGGAGCGGGTGGCGACCGAGTTCCGCACGCTGGAGATGTTCGCGGCCATCGGCGTGCTCTATCTGGTCCTGGTGCTGATCCTGTCGTTCGCCGTGCGCCGGCTGGAATTCCACCTGCAGCGCCCCTTCCGGACGAGCTGA
- a CDS encoding transporter substrate-binding domain-containing protein translates to MMVANILLRACAASLFAVSMAGGAFAQAMPPVPEAIQKLGLLRAGVKCDYPPDGFIDPSGKPVGVEVSLSRQVAAYAFGSPDKTELTCVTTANRIPTLVSGKVDLVIATIGVTEERAKVVDFSDNYAWGGSDVLVMKDSPLKGLDDLKGKTVIAIKGAWQVGWFEKNLPEVNLLKLDSVSDGLQALLQGRGVGYAHDLAVIQGLAQKNPRVRRLDELYQLGFRGAAVRKGETEWLAYVNASIKRAKAEGLIEQWIKQYDQPDLVPITTSSWDLSKVPTKAR, encoded by the coding sequence ATGATGGTTGCCAATATCCTGCTGCGTGCCTGTGCTGCTTCCTTGTTTGCCGTGTCGATGGCCGGGGGCGCGTTCGCCCAGGCCATGCCGCCCGTACCCGAGGCGATCCAGAAGCTGGGCCTGCTGCGGGCGGGCGTGAAGTGCGACTACCCGCCGGACGGCTTCATCGATCCGAGCGGCAAGCCGGTCGGCGTCGAGGTCAGCCTGTCGCGCCAGGTGGCGGCCTACGCCTTCGGCAGCCCGGACAAGACCGAACTTACCTGCGTCACCACCGCCAACCGCATCCCGACCCTGGTCAGCGGCAAGGTCGACCTCGTCATCGCCACGATCGGCGTCACCGAGGAACGGGCCAAGGTGGTCGACTTCTCGGACAACTATGCCTGGGGCGGCAGCGACGTGCTGGTGATGAAGGACAGCCCGCTGAAGGGGCTGGACGACCTCAAGGGCAAGACCGTCATCGCCATCAAGGGGGCCTGGCAGGTCGGCTGGTTTGAGAAGAACCTGCCGGAAGTGAACCTGCTGAAGCTGGACAGCGTGTCGGACGGCCTCCAGGCCCTGCTGCAGGGCCGCGGCGTCGGCTACGCCCACGACCTTGCGGTGATCCAGGGCCTGGCCCAGAAGAACCCGCGCGTGCGCCGGCTCGACGAGCTCTACCAGCTTGGCTTCCGTGGTGCGGCCGTCCGCAAGGGCGAGACCGAGTGGCTGGCCTACGTCAACGCCTCGATCAAGCGGGCCAAGGCCGAGGGCCTGATCGAGCAGTGGATCAAGCAGTACGACCAGCCCGACCTGGTGCCGATCACCACGTCTTCCTGGGACCTCTCCAAGGTGCCGACGAAGGCCCGCTGA
- a CDS encoding CoA-acylating methylmalonate-semialdehyde dehydrogenase: MTTTLSHWIAGKPTAGQSGRFGDVFNPATGEVTARVPLATQQELDAAVAAATAAWPAWAATPPLRRARVMFKFKEILERNKEVLARAITLEHGKVLSDAEGEVIRGTEVVEFACGIPQLLKGEFTENVGTEIDSWSLRQPLGVVAGITPFNFPAMVPMWMYPVALACGNCFILKPSERDPSAAMLMAEWLKEAGLPDGVFTVVHGDKVAVDAILEHPGIAAVSFVGSTPIAEYVYRTAANHGKRVQALGGAKNHLVVMPDADLELATDGLMGAAYGSAGERCMAVSVAVAVGNSADALVDRLATRLRTLKVGPGVDKESEMGPLVTRQHMDKVSGYVDDGVKAGAKLVVDGRGLKLQGYENGFFLGGCLFDQVTPDMRIYKEEIFGPVLSVVRVPTYADALKLVNDHEYGNGTAIFTRDGDAARAFTAQCKIGMVGVNVPIPVPMAFHSFGGWKRSLFGDMYVHGPEGVRFYTRLKTVTARWPTGIRSGAEFVMPTMR; this comes from the coding sequence ATGACCACCACCCTCTCCCACTGGATCGCCGGCAAGCCGACCGCCGGCCAGAGCGGCCGCTTCGGCGATGTCTTCAACCCCGCCACCGGCGAGGTGACGGCCCGGGTGCCTCTGGCGACCCAGCAGGAACTGGACGCCGCCGTCGCCGCCGCGACCGCCGCCTGGCCGGCCTGGGCCGCCACGCCGCCGCTGCGCCGCGCCCGCGTCATGTTCAAGTTCAAGGAGATCCTGGAGCGCAACAAGGAGGTCCTGGCCCGCGCCATCACGCTGGAGCACGGCAAGGTCCTGTCGGACGCCGAGGGCGAGGTGATCCGCGGCACCGAGGTGGTGGAGTTCGCCTGCGGCATCCCGCAGCTCCTGAAGGGCGAGTTCACCGAGAATGTCGGGACCGAGATCGACAGCTGGTCGCTGCGCCAGCCGCTGGGGGTCGTGGCCGGCATCACGCCGTTCAACTTCCCGGCCATGGTGCCGATGTGGATGTATCCGGTCGCGCTCGCCTGCGGCAACTGCTTCATCCTGAAGCCGTCCGAGCGCGACCCGTCGGCCGCCATGCTGATGGCCGAGTGGCTGAAGGAAGCGGGCCTGCCGGACGGCGTCTTCACCGTCGTCCATGGCGACAAGGTGGCGGTCGACGCGATCCTGGAGCATCCGGGCATCGCCGCCGTCAGCTTCGTCGGCTCGACGCCGATCGCCGAATACGTCTATCGCACGGCCGCCAACCACGGGAAGCGGGTGCAGGCGCTGGGCGGGGCCAAGAACCACCTCGTCGTCATGCCCGATGCCGACCTGGAGCTGGCGACGGACGGGCTGATGGGTGCGGCCTACGGCTCGGCCGGCGAGCGCTGCATGGCGGTGTCGGTCGCGGTCGCGGTCGGCAACTCGGCCGACGCGCTGGTCGACCGGCTGGCGACCCGGCTGCGCACGCTGAAGGTCGGCCCCGGCGTCGACAAGGAAAGCGAGATGGGGCCGCTCGTCACCCGCCAGCACATGGACAAGGTCAGCGGCTATGTCGATGACGGAGTGAAGGCCGGCGCCAAGCTCGTCGTCGACGGGCGCGGCCTGAAGCTGCAGGGATACGAGAACGGCTTCTTCCTGGGCGGCTGCCTGTTCGACCAGGTGACGCCCGACATGCGCATCTACAAGGAAGAGATCTTCGGCCCCGTCCTGTCGGTCGTGCGCGTGCCGACCTATGCCGACGCCCTGAAGCTGGTGAACGACCACGAGTACGGCAACGGCACGGCCATCTTCACCCGCGACGGCGATGCGGCGCGTGCCTTCACCGCCCAGTGCAAGATCGGCATGGTCGGCGTCAACGTGCCGATCCCGGTGCCGATGGCCTTCCACAGCTTCGGCGGCTGGAAGCGCTCGCTGTTCGGCGACATGTATGTCCACGGGCCGGAGGGCGTGCGCTTCTACACCCGCCTGAAGACGGTGACGGCGCGCTGGCCGACGGGCATCCGCTCGGGCGCGGAGTTCGTCATGCCGACGATGCGCTGA
- a CDS encoding Fe2+-dependent dioxygenase, with translation MLTHIPAVLSGPALARVRALVEAGPFEDGTATASGQAAAVKRNLQIAADPARRRPIDELVMPAILGDPRFVEVAFPKVMAPPTYNRYDVGMTYGDHVDAPFLSSGRVRADISLTLFLSEPEEYEGGALTIRHGDAQFLAKHKAGDLVAYPTTSLHHVSPVTRGKRLAAVSWVQSYVPDERHRRILYELGEAKKLLDRTAPGAPETDALRNGLFNLLRLWWQP, from the coding sequence TTGCTGACTCACATCCCGGCCGTCCTGTCCGGCCCCGCCTTGGCCCGCGTGCGCGCGCTGGTCGAGGCGGGGCCGTTCGAGGACGGCACGGCGACGGCATCGGGCCAGGCCGCCGCCGTCAAGCGCAACCTCCAGATCGCGGCCGACCCGGCCCGCCGCCGGCCGATCGACGAGCTGGTCATGCCGGCCATCCTGGGCGACCCGCGCTTCGTCGAGGTCGCCTTCCCCAAGGTGATGGCCCCGCCCACCTACAATCGCTACGACGTCGGCATGACCTACGGCGACCATGTCGACGCGCCATTCCTGTCGTCGGGCCGGGTACGCGCCGACATCTCGCTCACCCTCTTCCTCAGCGAGCCCGAGGAATATGAGGGCGGCGCACTGACCATCCGCCATGGCGACGCGCAGTTCCTGGCCAAGCACAAGGCGGGCGACCTCGTCGCCTACCCGACCACCAGCCTGCATCACGTCAGCCCGGTGACGCGGGGCAAGCGCCTGGCCGCCGTCTCGTGGGTGCAGAGCTACGTCCCCGACGAACGCCACCGGCGCATCCTCTACGAGCTGGGCGAGGCCAAGAAACTGCTCGACCGCACGGCCCCCGGCGCCCCCGAGACCGACGCGCTGCGCAACGGCCTGTTCAACCTGCTGCGCCTGTGGTGGCAGCCGTAG
- a CDS encoding Ig-like domain-containing protein encodes MAFGLVTPEGAGYSTANGIAADAGGDSYVAGFFSNTDFDPGPGTAIPSTEGNHLFVARYDMSGSLVWVTATEGGDYSVATGNGLALGPTGDIHVVGHFAGTVDFDGGPGTTVLISTVRDMFVARYDADGSLLWLTGSGQSTGEDVAAAVAVDAAGNILVGGHFDGTVDFDAGPGSATFTAIGTDAFLAKYDADGSLTWVVTGRGTSRGFIRDVAVDTAGNILAAGNFEGTVDFDPGPGTALLAATGVDFFVAKYDPSGNLLWARSPGQSSAGEYANGVATDASGNAYVTGFFESGDTGATVDFDPGAGTVALAGALDEFFLAKYDADGDLVWVKGMTGGADRERGEDVAFDGQGNILVTGSVSQTVDFDPGPATDIHVSTGTDMFVARYDPSGKLLWASASDQSTSDEYSHDIAVDPSGNAHVVGQFFGTVDFDPGAGTALAEAADGNKFYLLRYTAAGDLLTDRVAPEAPAVLAITGDTGEPDGVTTDRTLTLSGTAEAHSTVHLMRDGQGMDTVVADEDGNWTWTDPATLALGHHAYAATAEDTAGNESEESDPFAVFIVDRKAQPTNNPDLVQAAASGGNIDGKNGNDSLFGEAGRDTLKGGNGDDLVAGGSGEDALWGGNGNDRLAGGNGNDTLYGEAGSDRLDGGNGSDRLEGGAGGDRLDGGTGADTLHGGAGTDTLAGGPGADRFYGDADGDWIDLGPDVGRDTVYGSVAHLADDTIHGFQAGLSGDVIAIAGLSAKHGRLLDSVAVTDGALSLSAVGGGTILFDGLSGTYQTDTMIGGDGAILIYLM; translated from the coding sequence ATGGCGTTCGGACTGGTGACGCCCGAAGGGGCGGGATACTCCACGGCCAACGGCATCGCGGCGGATGCCGGCGGCGACAGCTATGTCGCCGGTTTCTTCTCCAACACCGATTTCGACCCCGGACCCGGCACGGCGATCCCGTCCACCGAAGGCAACCACCTCTTCGTCGCCCGCTACGACATGTCGGGCAGCCTTGTCTGGGTCACGGCGACCGAGGGGGGCGACTACAGCGTCGCCACGGGCAATGGGCTGGCGCTGGGCCCCACGGGGGACATCCACGTCGTCGGCCATTTCGCGGGCACGGTCGACTTCGACGGCGGCCCGGGCACGACCGTTCTGATCAGCACCGTGCGCGACATGTTCGTCGCCCGGTACGATGCCGACGGCAGCCTTCTATGGCTAACGGGGTCGGGGCAGTCGACCGGCGAGGACGTCGCGGCCGCCGTTGCCGTCGATGCCGCCGGCAACATCCTGGTGGGCGGACACTTCGACGGCACCGTGGATTTCGACGCCGGGCCCGGATCGGCCACCTTTACCGCGATCGGGACCGATGCCTTCCTGGCGAAGTACGATGCCGACGGCAGCCTGACCTGGGTCGTGACGGGCCGCGGCACGAGCCGTGGGTTCATCCGCGACGTGGCGGTCGACACGGCGGGCAATATCCTCGCGGCGGGCAATTTCGAAGGAACCGTGGATTTCGATCCCGGCCCCGGAACAGCGCTGCTTGCGGCCACCGGGGTCGACTTCTTCGTGGCCAAGTACGATCCGTCCGGCAACCTGCTCTGGGCGCGTTCGCCGGGCCAATCCAGTGCGGGCGAGTATGCCAACGGCGTCGCCACCGACGCGTCGGGGAATGCCTATGTCACCGGCTTCTTCGAGTCCGGCGATACCGGCGCCACCGTCGACTTCGATCCAGGCGCGGGGACGGTCGCCCTCGCTGGCGCGCTCGACGAATTCTTCCTGGCGAAGTACGACGCCGACGGCGACCTCGTCTGGGTCAAGGGCATGACCGGCGGGGCCGATCGCGAGCGTGGCGAGGACGTCGCGTTCGACGGCCAGGGCAACATCCTCGTCACCGGGTCGGTCAGCCAGACGGTGGATTTCGACCCCGGTCCGGCGACCGACATCCATGTCTCCACGGGCACGGACATGTTCGTGGCCCGCTACGATCCATCGGGCAAGCTGCTGTGGGCGAGCGCGTCCGACCAATCGACCAGTGACGAATACAGCCACGACATAGCGGTCGACCCGTCGGGCAATGCCCATGTCGTCGGCCAGTTCTTCGGCACGGTCGACTTCGATCCGGGTGCCGGCACCGCGCTGGCCGAGGCCGCGGATGGCAACAAGTTCTACCTGCTGCGCTACACCGCTGCCGGCGACCTGCTGACCGACCGCGTGGCACCGGAAGCCCCGGCGGTCCTGGCTATCACCGGCGACACCGGCGAGCCCGACGGGGTCACCACCGACCGGACGTTGACGCTGTCCGGCACGGCCGAAGCCCACTCCACGGTCCATCTGATGCGAGACGGCCAGGGCATGGATACCGTCGTCGCCGACGAGGACGGCAACTGGACCTGGACCGATCCGGCGACGCTGGCGCTTGGGCATCACGCCTACGCCGCCACTGCCGAGGACACCGCCGGCAACGAGAGCGAGGAGTCCGACCCGTTCGCGGTCTTCATCGTCGACCGCAAGGCGCAGCCCACCAACAACCCCGACCTTGTCCAGGCCGCTGCTTCAGGTGGCAATATCGACGGCAAGAACGGCAATGACAGCCTGTTCGGCGAGGCCGGCCGGGACACGCTGAAGGGCGGCAACGGCGACGACCTGGTGGCCGGCGGCAGCGGCGAGGACGCGCTCTGGGGCGGCAATGGCAACGACCGCCTGGCAGGCGGCAACGGCAATGACACGCTCTATGGCGAGGCTGGGTCTGACCGCCTCGACGGCGGCAATGGCAGCGATCGCCTGGAAGGCGGCGCCGGTGGCGATCGGCTCGATGGCGGCACCGGGGCGGACACGCTGCATGGCGGCGCCGGCACCGATACGCTGGCGGGCGGCCCCGGCGCCGACCGGTTCTATGGCGATGCCGATGGGGACTGGATCGATCTCGGACCGGATGTGGGAAGGGACACCGTCTACGGCTCGGTTGCCCACCTGGCCGACGACACGATCCATGGCTTCCAGGCGGGGCTCTCGGGCGACGTCATCGCAATCGCCGGCCTATCCGCCAAGCATGGCCGCTTGCTCGATAGCGTGGCCGTGACCGACGGCGCCTTGTCCCTCTCCGCCGTTGGCGGCGGGACGATCCTGTTCGACGGCCTTTCCGGCACCTACCAGACGGACACCATGATCGGCGGCGACGGTGCCATCCTGATCTACCTCATGTAG